Proteins co-encoded in one Deinococcus sp. Leaf326 genomic window:
- a CDS encoding MerR family transcriptional regulator: MRIGELATHTGSSVRALRHYEHAGVLSSVRQDNGYRWFTPEDIARVRLIRMFVSVGFTLDEIRRFAPCWQEGRGPEDPVDAEVAPEFYRRKLADIDAQLRDLQIIRARLTAQLGELTLAGSTCASHPKGLP; this comes from the coding sequence ATGCGAATCGGTGAACTCGCCACCCATACCGGCAGCAGTGTCCGTGCCCTGCGACATTACGAGCACGCGGGCGTGCTCAGCAGTGTCCGGCAAGATAACGGCTACCGCTGGTTCACGCCGGAGGACATCGCGCGCGTCCGTCTGATTCGCATGTTCGTGTCCGTCGGCTTCACGCTCGACGAGATCCGCCGCTTCGCCCCGTGCTGGCAGGAGGGACGCGGTCCGGAAGATCCCGTCGATGCCGAGGTCGCCCCCGAGTTCTACCGCCGCAAGCTCGCAGACATCGACGCGCAACTGCGTGACCTGCAGATCATCCGTGCCCGCCTGACCGCGCAGCTGGGCGAGCTGACTCTCGCCGGCTCCACCTGCGCCTCCCATCCCAAAGGACTCCCATGA